CCGGTTTCCCTACAGAGATTGTGCCGTCGGAGTAGATAAAGGTCGGTGTGCCCGTAATCTCAAGGGAGCGGAGTTCTCTGGAGAGTTTCCGGAGAATGAGCTCTTCCTTCGAGAGATTCTGCCCGCAGGAATTGAGAAGCTCCCGCTTCTCGCGAGGAGAGTCCTTGAACCACTCCGCGACGACCTTCTCAAAGGGAGCTCTTTCCTCCTCTGCCTTCTTCAGAAGGCATGCGGCTATCCTCTCGCTGAGCTTCCCGTGAACAGGGAAAGGAACCGCCCTCAGGTCGTAAGAGGCCATGAGCTTCTTCATCTCTCCGCTCCTAACCGCCCTCTCGCAGTACGGACATAGGGGGTCAAAAACAACGTAGAGCTTCGGTTTCCCGGTATCAGGCTCCCGCAATCCGGCGGCCGCAACAAAGGACGAGTAGGCCCGTCTGAAGTCGGAAAGCTCCTCCGGAGAGAACGGTTTTACCTCCGTCTTTACCCTGCCCGCAGGATAGGGCAGGAAAAACTTTCCCTCCTTCACCATCGCCGTCGGTTCCGCAAAGTAGAGTTTTCCCACCCGATAGACTTTAAAAGTCTCCTTTACTCTTCCCCTCTTAACGGTCAGGCTGTAAACCTTCACATTTTCGGTCTTCTCCTTCACAAGGTGAAGCTCCCCCTTAACTCCGCCGGAGAGGACTACCTCCTCTGCCCCGGCGGGAGCTGCCGTAAGAGAAACTGCAAGAACCGTAAGAGCCACAGCAAACCTTTTCACTTCTCCACCTCCTTCAGTATCTTTTCGACAGCCTCCAGGACTGAAGCTCCGATAGGAGTCAAAGCGTAGTAGCACCTGTTATCCTTCCTACGCCTCCTGATAAGACCTGCACCCCTGAGCCAACTAATGTGCTGGCTCAGACTGCTCTGGGGAACGCCGAGCCTCAGGTAGAGCTCCGTCAGCCAGGTCTCTCCCCGCTCCTTCAAGAGAAAGAGAACAGCCAGCCTCAAAGGGTGAGCAGCTGCACGGAGAACATCTACGACCTCCTCAAGGGTTGCCCTGTCAACTCCTGTAGCAGTCTTCACATCTCCCTCCTTTCAAACACCGTTTTCCAGCCTTCCTTTTCTCTCACCTGAACCCTCGTCCACAGGGGAACCCTTCCGCCCTTCGCTCCCCTGATGAACTGCCTGTACACCCTCTTATCTTCCCCGACTCTCCAGACCTCAAGGTAGTCCGAGGAGTAGTCGGGCTTCCTCTCCTTAACCACCTTCAGAAGCTCCTCCACGTCTTACCTCCTCTTTGAATTGGCGGGGCACTAACGCCCCACCTTAACTGCCTTGGCAACTTTCCTCTTTTCCTTCTTAAAGGAGCGGGCCTCTTTAGAGGCGGGAACGCACCTTGCAGAGGCCCACTCCCTCAACCTCTCAATCTTCTCCCCCATCGTGGCCGAAAGGGGCTTTACGAACTCTTTAGCCTCTTTGAGGTCTATGCCGAGGGCCTTTGCCGTCCTGCAAAGGCTCTTTACCTCTGCTCCCGTCCAGCCTGCAAGCTCTGAGGGGGAGAGGGTTTTCTCAACTTCGAAGACGGAGCAGTAATAGCTAAGGAGCTCTTCAAGCTCCTTCTCAGTGGGGAGGTCAACGAAGAAGATTGCGTCCCACCTCTCTGCCCGCAGGAACTCGGGGGGGAGCTTTGAGACGTCGTTGGCCGTGGCAATAACGTAGGTGTCGCTGGTCCTGTCGTTGAGCCACTTGAGGAAGCTCCCGAAGACTCTCGCAGTCGTCCCCCCGTCGGTTGAGTTTGAGGAGGCAAGGCCAGAAAGGCCTTTCTCTATCTCGTCTATGAAGACTATACAGGGAGCCATTGCGTCAATGACTTTAAGAGCCTCTCTAATTCTCTGTTCGGAGCTCCCGACGAAGCGGTCAAAGACGGCTTCAAAGTTGAGGCTGACAATTGGAAGCCCCAGCTCCTTGCCGATAGACTTGGCAAGGAGGCTCTTTCCCGTTCCCGGGACTCCCAAAAGGAGAACTCCCCTTCCAAGGCCGCTGGTGGCCATCTTCTTTATGAACTCCCTTGCCCTTTCAAGGCCCTTGATTTCGTCAAGGTTTTCGGGGTGGTAGAGCTCCAGGACTGGGTTCTTCCTCACCAGTTGCTCTTTCTGGGAGAGAATAAACTCCCTCTTTACCTCC
The sequence above is a segment of the Thermovibrio ammonificans HB-1 genome. Coding sequences within it:
- a CDS encoding ArsR/SmtB family transcription factor, with protein sequence MKTATGVDRATLEEVVDVLRAAAHPLRLAVLFLLKERGETWLTELYLRLGVPQSSLSQHISWLRGAGLIRRRRKDNRCYYALTPIGASVLEAVEKILKEVEK
- a CDS encoding thioredoxin fold domain-containing protein, whose amino-acid sequence is MKRFAVALTVLAVSLTAAPAGAEEVVLSGGVKGELHLVKEKTENVKVYSLTVKRGRVKETFKVYRVGKLYFAEPTAMVKEGKFFLPYPAGRVKTEVKPFSPEELSDFRRAYSSFVAAAGLREPDTGKPKLYVVFDPLCPYCERAVRSGEMKKLMASYDLRAVPFPVHGKLSERIAACLLKKAEEERAPFEKVVAEWFKDSPREKRELLNSCGQNLSKEELILRKLSRELRSLEITGTPTFIYSDGTISVGKPEAKDGR
- a CDS encoding AAA family ATPase — encoded protein: MRKIIGKVAANYPVIWVPTVEYDRFRDALASEVEERLEGFSTYCWDVERGISEWEGEGWSEREPNQDPLSPIVFGKNREQAVIILLDFDKFLSSPEVLRALLNAVSETEGRLVSFVIVSPNLSALPPELERYTTVEEFELPTEEELLSVLKDICEVNELPLPEDAEGISRAGRGLTLFEFSRACTLSVVETGEVKREFILSQKEQLVRKNPVLELYHPENLDEIKGLERAREFIKKMATSGLGRGVLLLGVPGTGKSLLAKSIGKELGLPIVSLNFEAVFDRFVGSSEQRIREALKVIDAMAPCIVFIDEIEKGLSGLASSNSTDGGTTARVFGSFLKWLNDRTSDTYVIATANDVSKLPPEFLRAERWDAIFFVDLPTEKELEELLSYYCSVFEVEKTLSPSELAGWTGAEVKSLCRTAKALGIDLKEAKEFVKPLSATMGEKIERLREWASARCVPASKEARSFKKEKRKVAKAVKVGR